The following proteins are co-located in the Streptomyces bottropensis ATCC 25435 genome:
- a CDS encoding helix-turn-helix domain-containing protein: MEVARLTATDAARAARILGEVRAHTLDGRPSKPAPRPAIRESWGRTVGSGVDPDHDFRSDLLGLDEIERRRRTTRLRHVLPVLREGLLSLADTAQHIMMIADADARVLWREGSPAVLRKADGQGLGIGADWREQTVGTNGIGTPLVSRRAVQVFSAEHFVRALHPWTCTGAPVTDPRDGRLLGVVDISGPLETLHPATLALVDSVAKLAQARLRDLHLTSLEQLRAVAAPVLARIGGRAVAVDRDGWTAAVTGMPYTSRVALPKSLSPGRCWLPALGLCTVEPLPDGWLIRPTADPAPAPSATHITLDVSHPRRWSVTVAGSAGSWTHELTPRHAELLYLLALHRGGRSASALADDMFGDPARTVTVRAEMSRVRRYLGAFLDHRPYRFTERADVEVRLPEAPSGLLPHSVAPGVVRARGACARGPFRDEGPLGHQRAEPVI; this comes from the coding sequence ATGGAAGTCGCGCGGCTCACCGCCACGGACGCCGCCCGAGCGGCCCGCATCCTCGGCGAGGTACGCGCCCACACCCTCGACGGCCGGCCCTCGAAACCCGCCCCGCGCCCCGCGATCCGCGAGTCCTGGGGCCGTACGGTAGGCAGCGGTGTCGACCCCGACCACGACTTCCGCTCCGACCTCCTCGGCCTCGACGAGATCGAGCGCCGCCGCCGGACCACACGGCTGCGCCACGTCCTGCCGGTGCTCCGCGAGGGGCTGCTCTCCCTGGCGGACACCGCGCAGCACATCATGATGATCGCCGACGCCGACGCCCGGGTGCTGTGGCGGGAGGGCAGTCCGGCCGTACTGCGCAAGGCCGACGGACAGGGGCTCGGGATCGGCGCGGACTGGCGGGAGCAGACCGTCGGCACGAACGGCATCGGCACCCCTCTCGTCTCCCGCCGCGCCGTCCAGGTCTTCTCCGCCGAGCACTTCGTGCGCGCCCTGCACCCCTGGACCTGCACCGGCGCCCCAGTCACGGACCCGCGCGACGGCAGGCTGCTCGGCGTGGTGGACATCAGCGGACCCCTGGAGACCCTGCACCCCGCCACCCTCGCCCTGGTCGACTCGGTCGCCAAACTCGCCCAGGCCCGGCTGCGGGACCTGCATCTGACCTCGCTCGAACAACTGCGCGCGGTGGCGGCCCCGGTGCTGGCCCGTATCGGCGGCCGCGCGGTGGCCGTGGACCGGGACGGCTGGACGGCCGCGGTGACCGGCATGCCGTACACCAGCCGCGTCGCCCTCCCCAAGTCGCTCTCCCCCGGCCGCTGCTGGCTCCCGGCGCTCGGTCTGTGCACCGTCGAGCCGCTGCCCGACGGCTGGCTGATACGCCCCACCGCGGACCCGGCGCCCGCGCCGAGCGCCACGCACATCACCCTCGACGTCTCCCACCCGCGCCGCTGGAGTGTCACCGTCGCCGGCTCCGCGGGCTCCTGGACCCATGAACTGACCCCCCGACACGCCGAACTGCTGTACCTCCTGGCCCTGCACCGCGGCGGCCGCAGCGCCTCCGCCCTCGCCGACGACATGTTCGGCGACCCGGCCCGCACCGTCACCGTCCGCGCCGAGATGTCCCGCGTACGCCGTTACCTCGGCGCCTTCCTCGACCACCGCCCGTACCGCTTCACCGAGCGGGCCGACGTCGAAGTCCGGCTGCCCGAGGCCCCGTCGGGCCTGTTGCCGCACTCGGTGGCACCGGGGGTGGTGCGGGCGCGGGGCGCCTGCGCGCGTGGGCCGTTCCGCGACGAGGGGCCCCTGGGACATCAGAGAGCCGAGCCGGTCATCTGA
- a CDS encoding acyl-CoA dehydrogenase family protein translates to MASSTHEVTNQAPPLVDYDVFAADQVLTEAVERYLAPEVLEEARGELSGFGRTAGSAQVQEWGRLANENPPKLRAYDRYGNRVDEVEFHPSWHRLLGKGVSAGLTAAWTRPGGHVRRAAAFVVWTQVEAGNGCPLSMTHAAVPALRTDPALAAEWEPRLTSMLYDWDMRPAGQKAGALFGMAMTEKQGGSDVRANTTVARPLAEDGTYELTGHKWFCSAPMSDGFLVLAQAPGGLTCFLVPRVLADGSRNVFRIQRLKEKLGNRSNASAEIEFDGTWARRVGDEGRGVRTVIGMVAATRLDCALGAASLMRQAVAQAVHHCAHREAFGGPLIDKPLMRNVLADLALESEAATVLAMRLAAAYDAAESGDENERSFLRLAVPVAKYWVTKRCAPLVVEASECLGGNGYVEESGMPRLLRESPLNSVWEGAGNVQALDVLRALQREPGSLDAYLREVGRARGADHRLDGAIKGLLTELADLDGIEARARRLVERLALVLQGALLVRYAPPAVADAFCASRLGGDRGTAFGTLPHTLDLASIVERARPVG, encoded by the coding sequence ATGGCATCCAGCACCCACGAAGTGACCAATCAGGCTCCGCCCCTGGTGGACTACGACGTCTTCGCCGCCGACCAGGTGCTCACGGAGGCGGTCGAGCGGTATCTGGCGCCGGAGGTGCTGGAGGAGGCGCGCGGGGAGCTGTCGGGGTTCGGCCGGACGGCGGGCTCCGCGCAGGTGCAGGAGTGGGGACGGCTGGCGAACGAGAATCCGCCGAAGCTGCGGGCGTACGACCGGTACGGGAACCGGGTGGACGAGGTGGAGTTCCATCCGTCGTGGCACCGGCTGCTCGGCAAGGGGGTGTCGGCCGGGCTGACCGCGGCCTGGACGCGGCCCGGGGGGCATGTGCGGCGGGCGGCCGCGTTCGTCGTCTGGACCCAGGTCGAGGCCGGCAACGGCTGCCCGCTGTCCATGACGCACGCGGCGGTGCCCGCCCTGCGCACGGACCCGGCGCTCGCCGCCGAGTGGGAGCCGCGGCTGACGTCCATGCTCTACGACTGGGACATGCGGCCCGCCGGGCAGAAGGCCGGCGCCCTCTTCGGGATGGCCATGACCGAGAAGCAGGGCGGCAGCGACGTACGCGCCAACACCACCGTCGCCCGGCCGCTGGCCGAGGACGGGACGTACGAGCTGACCGGGCACAAGTGGTTCTGTTCGGCGCCGATGTCGGACGGGTTCCTCGTGCTGGCGCAGGCTCCGGGAGGTCTCACGTGCTTCCTGGTGCCCCGGGTGCTGGCCGACGGGTCACGGAACGTTTTCCGCATCCAGCGGCTGAAGGAGAAGCTGGGCAACCGCTCCAACGCCTCCGCCGAGATCGAGTTCGACGGGACGTGGGCGCGCCGGGTCGGGGACGAGGGGCGGGGGGTGCGCACGGTCATCGGGATGGTGGCGGCCACCCGGCTGGACTGCGCGCTGGGCGCGGCCTCTCTGATGCGGCAGGCGGTGGCGCAGGCGGTGCACCACTGCGCGCACCGGGAGGCGTTCGGCGGGCCGCTGATCGACAAGCCGCTGATGCGCAACGTGCTCGCGGATCTGGCGCTGGAGTCGGAGGCGGCGACGGTCCTGGCGATGCGGCTGGCGGCGGCGTACGACGCGGCGGAGTCGGGCGACGAGAACGAACGTTCGTTCCTGAGGCTCGCGGTGCCGGTGGCCAAGTACTGGGTGACCAAGCGCTGTGCCCCGCTCGTGGTCGAGGCGTCCGAGTGCCTCGGCGGCAACGGCTATGTCGAGGAGTCCGGCATGCCCCGTCTGCTGCGCGAGTCCCCGCTCAACTCCGTCTGGGAGGGCGCCGGAAACGTGCAGGCCCTGGATGTGCTGCGCGCGCTCCAGCGCGAACCGGGGTCCCTGGACGCCTACTTGCGGGAGGTGGGCCGGGCGCGCGGCGCCGACCACCGGCTCGACGGCGCGATCAAGGGCCTGCTGACCGAACTCGCCGACCTGGACGGCATCGAGGCCCGCGCACGCCGGCTCGTGGAACGGCTCGCCCTCGTCCTGCAAGGGGCGCTCCTCGTGCGGTACGCGCCCCCGGCGGTCGCCGACGCGTTCTGCGCCTCCCGGCTCGGCGGGGACCGGGGCACGGCCTTCGGCACCCTGCCGCACACGCTGGATCTGGCGTCGATCGTGGAACGGGCCCGTCCGGTCGGCTGA
- the sbnA gene encoding 2,3-diaminopropionate biosynthesis protein SbnA — MPVISVPTDFNEEELYVDLRQVVGQRLFLKCEGFNFAGSIKLKAASEMVRAAEREGRLRPGSTLVESSSGNLGVALSMIAASRGHRFLCVTDSRCNPQTRRVIEALGSRVHVISEPDPHGGFLGARIAYVRALCATDPRYVWLDQYTNEANWQAHYRTTAPAVARQFPRLDVLFVGVGTSGTLMGCARWFWERRRRVRIVAVDSVGSVAFGGAPGRRMIPGLGTSVTPALLDASYVDDVVRVEEADTVRACHRMARRGFLFGGSTGTVVSGAGAWLARNGSPDTTAVAISPDLGERYLDTIYRPGWPQEQYGEGVAAPEEEFGTGDVGTGELAAPV, encoded by the coding sequence GTGCCAGTCATATCCGTTCCCACGGACTTCAACGAGGAGGAGCTGTACGTCGATCTGCGCCAGGTCGTCGGACAGCGGCTCTTCCTGAAGTGCGAGGGGTTCAACTTCGCCGGCTCGATCAAGCTCAAGGCCGCGTCCGAGATGGTGCGGGCCGCCGAACGGGAGGGGCGTCTGAGGCCGGGCTCGACGCTGGTCGAGTCGTCGTCCGGCAATCTGGGCGTCGCGCTGAGCATGATCGCGGCGAGCCGGGGCCACCGGTTTCTGTGCGTGACCGACTCCCGGTGCAATCCGCAGACCCGGCGCGTGATCGAGGCGCTGGGCAGCCGGGTCCACGTCATCTCCGAACCGGACCCGCACGGCGGTTTCCTCGGTGCCCGGATCGCGTACGTGCGCGCGCTGTGCGCGACCGATCCGCGGTACGTGTGGCTGGACCAGTACACCAACGAGGCGAACTGGCAGGCGCACTACCGCACCACCGCGCCCGCCGTCGCCCGGCAGTTCCCGCGCCTGGACGTGCTGTTCGTGGGGGTCGGCACCTCGGGGACGCTGATGGGCTGCGCCCGGTGGTTCTGGGAACGGCGGCGCCGGGTGCGGATCGTCGCGGTGGACAGTGTCGGCTCGGTCGCGTTCGGCGGGGCGCCGGGCCGCCGGATGATCCCGGGGCTCGGCACGAGCGTGACCCCGGCGCTGCTCGACGCGTCCTACGTGGACGACGTCGTCCGGGTGGAGGAGGCCGACACCGTACGGGCGTGTCACCGCATGGCCCGGCGCGGCTTCCTCTTCGGGGGCTCCACCGGCACGGTCGTCAGCGGCGCCGGCGCGTGGCTGGCCCGCAACGGCTCGCCCGACACCACGGCGGTGGCGATCTCCCCGGACCTCGGGGAGCGCTACCTCGACACGATCTACCGGCCGGGCTGGCCGCAGGAGCAGTACGGGGAGGGCGTGGCGGCCCCGGAGGAGGAGTTCGGCACGGGTGACGTGGGGACGGGCGAGCTGGCGGCGCCCGTCTGA
- the sbnB gene encoding 2,3-diaminopropionate biosynthesis protein SbnB produces the protein MTEVPGFAVISGAQVQQALRGREREIVELVESAYLLHGNGETGDTVNPPSYFLRFPDRPSSRIIALPASLGGRFQVDGLKWISSFPENTASGLPRASAVLILNDHATGYPFACLEASVISATRTAASAALAADRLSARRGAPRPARVGFLGTGLIARYIHTFLAATDFAFEEVGVHDLSADSAAGFRGYLERSGADGRVTVYEGAEDVIRASDLVVFATIAGEPHVHEPKWFAHNPLVLHVSLRDLAPEVLLASANFVDDVEHCLKANTSPHLTEQLTGARDFLDGTLHDVLTGRVSVPADRPVVFSPFGLGVLDLAVGGHVHEHVARSGGLRVVDDFFHELRRHG, from the coding sequence ATGACCGAGGTTCCGGGTTTCGCCGTGATCTCCGGCGCCCAGGTGCAGCAGGCCCTGCGGGGACGGGAGCGGGAGATCGTCGAACTGGTCGAGTCCGCCTACCTCCTGCACGGGAACGGGGAAACCGGCGACACGGTCAACCCGCCGTCGTACTTCCTCCGCTTCCCCGACCGTCCGTCCTCGCGGATCATCGCGCTGCCCGCCTCGCTCGGCGGGAGGTTCCAGGTGGACGGGCTGAAGTGGATCTCCAGTTTCCCGGAGAACACGGCGTCCGGGCTGCCGCGCGCGTCCGCCGTGCTGATCCTCAACGACCATGCCACCGGCTATCCGTTCGCGTGCCTGGAGGCCTCGGTCATCAGTGCCACCCGGACGGCGGCGTCGGCGGCGCTGGCGGCCGACCGGCTGAGCGCGCGCCGGGGGGCGCCGCGGCCGGCCCGGGTCGGCTTCCTCGGCACCGGCCTGATCGCCCGGTACATCCACACGTTCCTCGCGGCGACGGACTTCGCGTTCGAGGAGGTGGGGGTGCACGACCTGTCCGCGGACAGCGCGGCCGGGTTCCGGGGGTACCTGGAGCGGTCCGGCGCCGACGGGCGGGTGACGGTGTACGAGGGCGCCGAGGACGTGATCCGGGCGAGCGACCTGGTGGTGTTCGCGACGATCGCGGGCGAGCCGCACGTCCATGAACCGAAGTGGTTCGCCCACAACCCGCTGGTGCTGCACGTGTCGCTGCGCGATCTCGCGCCCGAGGTGCTGCTCGCGTCGGCGAACTTCGTCGACGACGTCGAGCACTGCCTCAAGGCGAACACGTCACCGCACCTGACCGAACAGCTCACCGGCGCGCGGGACTTCCTCGACGGAACGCTCCACGACGTCCTCACCGGCCGGGTGTCCGTGCCGGCGGACCGTCCGGTGGTCTTCTCGCCCTTCGGCCTCGGGGTCCTCGACCTCGCGGTCGGCGGTCATGTCCACGAGCACGTGGCCCGCTCCGGCGGACTGCGGGTCGTGGACGACTTCTTCCACGAGCTGCGCCGCCACGGCTGA
- a CDS encoding TauD/TfdA family dioxygenase → MSFLSRRAAGRRRKDAAAAPSPATALPLPDIELSTDSPPLLTVSPAEPAARWAAGRRDSLRAAVAEHGSVLVRGLGLRDAAEVGAVFRGLTDTLMTEREAFAPRRTYGRGVYSSTAWPPNQPMCMHHESSYGVQVPGLLLLACLEAAERGGATGIADSAAVLAALPAELTERFERDGWLLTRSYNDEIGASVAEAFGTDDRTVVEAYCRAHSIDFDWGPDGTLRTRQRRPAVLRHPVSGHRCWFNQIAFLSEWTMDAEVREYLVDLYGADGLPFNTRYGDGEPIGADVVETLNEVYEAHTVRRPWRPGDLLLVDNLRCAHSREPYQGPREVLVGLADPVRPADFRPGGFPTKESSV, encoded by the coding sequence ATGAGTTTCCTGAGCCGCCGCGCCGCCGGGCGCCGCCGGAAGGACGCGGCGGCGGCCCCGTCGCCCGCGACCGCCCTGCCGCTGCCGGACATCGAGCTGTCGACCGACAGCCCCCCGCTGCTTACCGTCTCCCCCGCCGAACCCGCCGCCCGGTGGGCGGCCGGGCGGCGGGACTCCCTGCGGGCCGCCGTCGCCGAGCACGGCTCGGTGCTGGTGCGCGGACTCGGCCTGCGGGACGCCGCCGAAGTGGGCGCCGTCTTCCGGGGACTGACCGACACGCTGATGACCGAGAGGGAGGCGTTCGCGCCCCGGCGGACGTACGGGCGGGGCGTGTACTCGTCGACGGCCTGGCCGCCGAACCAACCGATGTGCATGCACCACGAGTCGAGCTACGGCGTGCAGGTCCCCGGACTGCTGCTCCTCGCGTGTCTGGAGGCCGCCGAGCGGGGCGGGGCCACCGGGATCGCCGACTCGGCGGCCGTCCTGGCCGCGCTCCCGGCGGAGTTGACCGAACGGTTCGAGCGGGACGGCTGGCTGCTCACCCGCTCGTACAACGACGAGATCGGCGCGTCGGTCGCCGAGGCGTTCGGCACCGACGACCGGACCGTCGTCGAGGCCTACTGCCGGGCGCACTCCATCGACTTCGACTGGGGGCCCGACGGGACCCTGCGCACCCGGCAGCGGCGCCCCGCCGTGCTCCGGCACCCGGTGAGCGGCCACCGGTGCTGGTTCAACCAGATCGCGTTCCTCAGCGAATGGACGATGGACGCCGAGGTGCGCGAGTACCTGGTGGACCTGTACGGGGCCGACGGGCTGCCCTTCAACACCCGTTACGGCGACGGCGAACCGATCGGCGCCGACGTCGTCGAGACGCTCAACGAGGTCTACGAGGCGCACACCGTCCGCCGGCCGTGGCGGCCGGGCGACCTGCTCCTCGTCGACAACCTCCGCTGCGCCCACAGCCGTGAGCCGTATCAGGGCCCCCGCGAGGTGCTGGTGGGTCTCGCGGACCCGGTACGGCCGGCGGACTTCCGGCCGGGCGGCTTCCCCACGAAGGAGAGTTCCGTATGA
- a CDS encoding non-ribosomal peptide synthetase codes for MDRSQAGRAARTYWHEVLTAGGRTVIPRWSAGPEKGVGVHEAALPEGLLTAVDGTAALLAAHAKVLAALTGESEVTTGWLEDGRLLPCRLGVPPDGTWRALLEHAHRVTAEVLTHAGHPVDALRQELGLTEPPFETMLDTGGGDGDLDTDVALRVGLVHRDDGPALRLRYRTDVLDEDGAARIAGYHVTALTLLATGPDTGHGGRSLVSDDELRFQLDGLAGPLRDLPEARVHELFEQRVAAHPDAVAAVHGERQWTYRELDSRANRLGRALLARGLGREGVVAVVTERDLDWMAAVLAVFKAGGVYLPVEPHFPAERIATTLARAGCELVLTERGSTTTLDRALTTLPGVRRLLVEDAYDEGHQDSDLGLEIGPERLAYIYFTSGSTGEPKGAMCEHAGMLNHLLAKLDDLGIGEGDTVAQTAPQCFDISLWQLLAGPLAGGRTLLVEQEAVLDVERFVDRVADGRVNVLQVVPSYLEAVLAHLERHPRELPDLRRVSVTGEALKKELADRWFATEPGTPLVNAYGLTETSDDTNHEVMDRAPEGGRVPLGRPVRNVRVYVVDERLSLVPLGAPGEIVFSGVCVGRGYVNDPERTAQAFTTDPYRPGERLYRSGDHGRWRPDGKLEFLGRRDTQVKVRGFRIEIGEVENALLKVAGVRDGAVVVAGGERLVAFHSGRPLAAEELRDRLAASLPAYMVPSAFHRRESLPLTANGKTDRRTLTALAEELDAVDGRPCEPPATATEERLADAWAEVLGVPRAGIGRHDHFFDRGGTSLSAVKLAIALRRAVSPKDVTAHPVLSGLAGLIDTRAAAAPTAFGRTS; via the coding sequence ATGGACCGTTCGCAGGCGGGCAGGGCTGCCCGCACGTACTGGCACGAGGTGCTCACCGCCGGGGGGCGGACCGTGATACCGCGGTGGAGCGCCGGCCCGGAGAAGGGGGTGGGCGTTCACGAAGCCGCCCTGCCCGAAGGGCTGTTGACGGCCGTCGACGGCACGGCCGCGCTGCTCGCCGCCCACGCGAAGGTGCTCGCCGCGCTGACGGGCGAGAGCGAGGTCACCACCGGTTGGCTGGAGGACGGCCGCCTGCTGCCGTGCCGGCTCGGCGTCCCGCCCGACGGCACCTGGCGCGCGTTGCTGGAGCACGCCCACCGGGTCACGGCGGAGGTGCTGACGCACGCCGGACATCCGGTGGACGCCTTGAGGCAGGAACTGGGCCTTACGGAGCCGCCGTTCGAGACGATGCTCGACACCGGCGGGGGCGACGGCGACCTCGACACGGACGTGGCCCTGCGGGTGGGGCTGGTGCACCGCGACGACGGCCCGGCGCTGCGGCTGCGCTACCGCACCGACGTGCTCGACGAGGACGGCGCGGCCCGGATCGCCGGGTACCACGTCACCGCCCTCACCCTGCTGGCCACCGGACCGGACACCGGGCACGGTGGGCGGAGCCTGGTGTCGGACGACGAACTCCGGTTCCAGCTCGACGGATTGGCCGGGCCACTGCGCGACCTGCCGGAGGCCCGGGTGCACGAGCTGTTCGAGCAGCGGGTCGCGGCGCACCCGGACGCCGTCGCGGCCGTCCACGGTGAGCGGCAGTGGACGTACCGCGAACTCGACTCCCGTGCCAACCGGCTCGGCCGGGCCCTGCTGGCCCGGGGCCTGGGCCGCGAGGGTGTCGTGGCGGTGGTGACCGAACGCGACCTCGACTGGATGGCGGCCGTCCTCGCGGTGTTCAAGGCGGGCGGCGTCTATCTGCCGGTCGAGCCGCACTTCCCCGCCGAGCGCATCGCCACCACACTGGCCCGCGCCGGATGCGAGCTGGTGCTCACCGAACGGGGCAGCACGACCACGCTGGACCGGGCGCTCACCACACTGCCCGGGGTGCGGCGGCTGCTCGTCGAGGACGCCTACGACGAGGGCCACCAGGACTCCGACCTCGGCCTGGAGATCGGTCCGGAGCGGCTCGCGTACATCTACTTCACGTCCGGTTCCACGGGCGAGCCCAAGGGCGCGATGTGCGAGCACGCCGGGATGCTCAACCACCTCCTCGCCAAGCTCGACGACCTCGGCATCGGCGAGGGGGACACGGTCGCGCAGACCGCGCCCCAGTGCTTCGACATCTCCCTGTGGCAGCTGCTGGCCGGACCCCTGGCCGGTGGCCGGACCCTCCTGGTGGAGCAGGAGGCGGTCCTGGACGTCGAGCGGTTCGTCGACCGCGTCGCGGACGGCCGCGTGAACGTGCTGCAGGTCGTGCCGTCGTACCTGGAAGCGGTCCTCGCCCATCTGGAGCGGCACCCGCGCGAACTGCCCGACCTGCGCCGGGTGTCGGTCACCGGGGAGGCGCTGAAGAAGGAGCTGGCGGATCGCTGGTTCGCCACCGAGCCGGGGACACCCCTGGTCAACGCCTACGGGCTGACCGAGACCTCGGACGACACCAACCACGAGGTGATGGACCGGGCTCCGGAGGGGGGCCGGGTGCCCCTGGGCCGTCCCGTGCGCAACGTCCGCGTGTACGTCGTCGACGAGCGTCTCTCCCTCGTGCCGCTGGGCGCGCCGGGGGAGATCGTCTTCTCCGGGGTGTGTGTCGGGCGGGGGTACGTCAACGATCCCGAGCGCACCGCGCAGGCCTTCACCACCGACCCCTACCGGCCCGGCGAGCGGCTCTACCGCAGCGGGGACCACGGGCGCTGGCGGCCCGACGGGAAGCTGGAGTTCCTCGGCCGCCGGGACACCCAGGTCAAGGTGCGCGGCTTCCGCATCGAGATCGGCGAGGTGGAGAACGCGCTGCTCAAGGTGGCGGGGGTGCGGGACGGCGCGGTGGTGGTCGCGGGGGGCGAGCGTCTGGTCGCCTTCCACTCCGGCCGGCCCCTCGCGGCCGAGGAGCTGCGGGACCGGCTGGCGGCCTCGCTGCCGGCGTACATGGTGCCGTCGGCGTTCCACCGGCGCGAGAGCCTGCCGCTGACCGCGAACGGCAAGACCGACCGACGGACGCTGACGGCGCTGGCCGAGGAACTCGACGCGGTGGACGGCCGGCCGTGCGAGCCGCCGGCGACGGCGACCGAGGAGCGGCTGGCCGACGCGTGGGCCGAGGTGCTCGGTGTGCCACGCGCCGGGATCGGCCGGCACGACCACTTCTTCGACCGGGGCGGCACCTCGCTGTCGGCGGTGAAGCTCGCGATCGCCCTGCGGCGGGCGGTGTCCCCCAAGGACGTGACCGCCCATCCGGTGCTGTCCGGGCTGGCCGGACTGATCGACACCAGGGCCGCCGCCGCCCCCACCGCCTTCGGGAGGACGTCATGA